In Vanrija pseudolonga chromosome 4, complete sequence, a single window of DNA contains:
- the MRPL31 gene encoding 54S ribosomal protein L31, mitochondrial gives MFGAFRPSSVSMGGLLWKSPFRLSSTRKANLRKRLARVDDVISAVAASGVQTKSLERALELPKASEMPARDKYTTFDPKAKDWRKSVHKVPKWTKLTLRQNPKGF, from the exons ATGTTCGGCGCGTTCCGTCCCTCCTCGGTTTCGATGGGCGGCTTGTTGTG gAAATCGCCCTTCCGCCTCTCGTCAACGCGCAAGGCCAACCTCCGCAAACGCCTCGcgcgggtcgacgacgttatttccgccgtcgccgcgtcgggggTGCAGACTAAGAGCCTGGAGCGGGCGCTGGAGCTTCCCAAGGCCAGCGAGATGCCTGCGCGGG ACAAGTACACCACCTTCgaccccaaggccaaggactGGCGTAAGAGCGTGCACAAGGTGCCCAAGTGGACCAAG TTGACATTACGCCAAAACCCCAAGGGTTTCTAG
- the SPBC1709.16c gene encoding 4,5-DOPA dioxygenase extradiol-like protein, producing MLSTKFIGYTGVLCIVLGIALNLIADNSNAITSFLNRFSARRTLSTAASAAMSSQRGSVYFLSHGGPPTMFQSQSEPYKAWQKYGKLVEAAHPRGLVVVSAHWENDKASPDVIINTDNTNPLVYDFYGFPKEFYEQKFASQGDAQLVTDIKGALSKAGVAFTTEKRGLDHGVWVPFKVAFDGKTDIPIVQVSLPGDSSPLSAARFGRALASLRDQGYGIMGTGQAVHNLRDLMQRRPTTYGKPFLQAVDEAVKSATPVDDTINLFRHPLYRQAHPTPEHLLPIVVAAAAADPATDNVNEIYVEPEGALGWGMWSWTPKAVTA from the exons ATGCTATCCACAAAGTTCATCGGGTACACCGGCGTCCTCTGCATCGTACTCGGCATCGCGCTCAACCTAATCGCGGACAACAGCAACGCCATAACGTCCTTCCTCAACCGCTTCTCCGCACGGCGCACCCTCTCCACCGCCGCATCAGCAGCCATGTCGTCGCAGCGCGGCTCGGTCTACTTCCTCTCCCATGGT GGCCCGCCCACCATGTTCCAGTCCCAGTCGGAGCCATACAAGGCCTGGCAGAAGtacggcaagctcgtcgaggctgcgCACCcgcgcgggctcgtcgtcgtctcggcgcACTGGGAGAACGACAAGGCGTCACCGGACGTAATCA TCAACACGGACAACACCAACCCCCTCGTGTACGACTTCTACGGCTTCCCGAAGGAGTTCTACGAGCAAAAGTTTGCGTCGCAGggcgacgcgcagctcgtgACCGACATCAAGGGCGCGCTGAGCAAGGCCGGCGTGGCCTTCACCACCGAGAAGCGCGGGCTCGACCACGGCGTCTGGGTGCCGTTCAAGGTCGCGTTTGACGGCAAGACGGACATTCCGATCGTGCAGGTCTCGCTGCCTGGCGACTCGAGCCCgctcagcgcggcgcgatTCGGTCGCGCGCTGGCTTCGCTCCG AGACCAGGGCTACGGCATCATGGGCACCGGGCAGGCAGTGCACAACCTTCGCGACCTGATGCAGCGCCGCCCAACGACCTACGGCAAGCCGTTCCtccaggccgtcgacgaggccgtcaagtCCGCCACgccggtcgacgacacgaTCAACCTCTTCCGCCACCCGCTCTACCGCCAGGCGCACCCCACGCCCGAGCACCTCCTGCCCATTGTCgtggctgccgccgcggccgacccCGCGACTGACAACGTGAACGAGATCtacgtcgagcccgagggaGCCCTTGGGTGGGGCATGTGGTCGTGGACGCCGAAGGCCGTCACTGCGTAG
- the ECU07_0330 gene encoding putative RING finger protein, producing the protein MPIFTMEQVGAPEPAPGHRRRSIRRRIISSLKNGVMVAQVVACVVLLILAATLPSPTQPHRKQNQPTADCPHPQLFEAWIGANAGLVALSLAVTAWAAYRKNKATSMAASAARPDVERPANDSSASAAALRRRRRRRRRAELEQSRPIPLARVRSLPDMHSMPSARIAPRPPGSASSPALHLYPCYPSAAMSPGPSTPGPSSSPTQSAEAGLSTASLALSQPQRTTLDLSKPPDAPTNNQTQGLALGLPTITSLPPALMRPAETPAVANLSTPTLPRVSDNSPLSSSTTFGPYPAPYVTNAERRQRRRQGWVSTVDALASRIASWSGFFIVVLFILGHVLLFRPAPSAPNSCYRGAPLLWWGVLVPVAYSWAIIAYFTLFFALLYTIALVITLLRITGIMTMPEWDTGRQQPEPLSNVDLLRCKLVCYVPDPKEGPPSPDPDDPDDPAADLPGEPVPIGEIDYSRLPNPAVVLPPHRASCGICQENFTMPREVTGRIMYDAPSLRQLPCGHTFHCDCIDSWLLEHSGRCPYCNKSIKEMLAEQTSAAASTTALATTNEGAAPAATENAGTPPAEPLPAMPSASALQVDVAGASTVAGTESPVMPGKFPTAST; encoded by the exons ATGCCCATCTTCACAATGGAGCAGGTTGGGGCGCCCGAGCCAGCTCCtggccaccgtcgccgaAGCA taCGGAGACGAATCATCTCGTCGCTCAAGAACGGCGTGATGGTGGCCCAGGTAGTGGCCTGCGTCGTGCTTCTCATCCTCGCGGCGACGCTCCCGTCGCCCACCCAGCCCCATAGGAAGCAGAACCAACCCACCGCCGATTGTCCCCATCCCCAACTTTTCGAGGCATGGATaggcgccaacgccggcctcgttgccttgtcgctcgccgtcaccgcgTGGGCGGCGTACCGAAAGAACAAGGCTACGtcgatggcggcgtcggcggcgcgtcctGACGTCGAGCGTCCGGCAAACGACAGCAGCGCATCGGCCGCAGCCctcaggcggcggcgcaggcggcgacgacgcgccgagcttgagcagTCCCGGCCGATCCCACTTGCCCGTGTCCGCTCACTGCCAGACATGCACTCGATGCCTTCGGCCCGCAtcgcgccaaggccgccagGATCGGCGTCATCCCCTGCTCTCCACCTCTACCCATGCTACCCAAGCGCAGCGATGTCACCTGGCCCTTCGACCCCCGGgccatcgtcgtcaccgACACAATCGGCTGAAGCAGGTCTCAGCACCGCATCGCTCGCCCTGTCCCAACCTCAGCGCACAACCCTCGACCTGTCCAAGCCTCCAGATGCACCCACAAATAACCAGACTCAAGGCTtggccctcggcctcccaACAATAACGTCCTTGCCCCCGGCGTTAATGCGCCCAGCAGAAACCCCCGCAGTGGCCAACCTGTCCACCCCGACACTGCCTCGCGTGAGCGACAACAGCCCGTTGTCGTCAAGCACGACGTTTGGGCCGTACCCCGCCCCCTACGTCACCAATGCTGAGCGTCGACAGCGTAGAAGACAGGGCTGGGTGTCGACAGTGGACGCGTTGGCGAGCAG GATCGCGTCGTGGTCCGGATTCTTCATTGTCGTCCTGTTCATCCTGGGCCATGTTCTGTTGTTCCGCCCCGCTCCATCGGCGCCAAACTCGTGCTACAGGGGAGCTCCACTACTCTGGTGGGGAGTGCTTGTACCCGTCGCCTACAGTTGGGCCATCATCGCCTACTTCACTCTCTTCTTCGCCCTGTTGTATACTATCGCCCTTGTCATT ACCCTCCTCAGAATAACCGGCATCATGACAATGCCAGAGTGGGACACTGGTCGGCAGCAACCCGAGCCTCTGTCCAACGTCGACCTGTTACGGTGCAAGCTCGTGTGCTACGTGCCCGACCCGAAGGAGGGGCCGCCGAGTCCAGATCCCGACGACCCGGATGACCCCGCTGCCGACCTGCCAGGCGAGCCTGTACCGATTGGAGAGATCGACTACTCTCGACTCCCCAACCCCGCTGTCGTGCTGCCGCCTCACCGAGCGTCGTGTGGTATCTGCCAAGAGAACTTTACGATGCCACGCGAGGTGACAGGCCGCATCATGTACGATGCGCCGTCCCTGCGCCAGCTTCCCTGCGGCCACACTTTCCAC TGCGACTGTATTGACAGCTGGCTTCTGGAACACTCGGGAAGGTGTCCATACTGCAACAAGTCCATCAAGGAGATGCTGGCCGAGcagacgtcggcggcggcgtccaccACGGCCCTTGCCACAACGAACGAGGGTGCTGCTCCAGCTGCGACTGAGAACGCAGGCACGCCGCCTGCCGAGCCCCTACCCGCGATGCCGTCGGCATCTGCCCTGCAAGTAGACGTCGCCGGTGCATCCACGGTCGCGGGGACAGAGTCGCCGGTCATGCCTGGCAAGTTCCCAACGGCCTCGACTTAG
- the terJ_6 gene encoding Efflux pump terJ, which translates to MADAEMSKPPDGASKELVADSPPATHTPHFSASRKWSLLLVFSFAMFVDIWFYAAFYFFTYPISLDLGIVVEQQSWVITSYAATFAAFLLFWGRFADLYTPKLTFVAGLALLGLLSLVTSFLTNKYAFFIFRALAGIAGAMLVPASYRLISYVFEPHELGRAFTLFNMSGSIASATGTVIAGFIEHIPGTGQMTAWRWFFRIVAALVLPVAGVSYFLVPDPREYGVVETEVDEGPEAKAKWHKLDLVGSLTMLAAIVLLILGLTFGASYGFRTAAFLVPFLFSFVLFPAFFVWEARLPDDVAILPSKTWRIPNFTVWIVFGLQVYAWWSVNYLALVEVYVNVHHDNPVIAAVRLLPQGIAMFVVSICLSTKPVLLSKPRWSILVGMALAITGYVMFSQSRTQVGKDYWRFVFPGGILGCGGMTIAFAANSVGVMTSVPKEMSGVAGAVLQVSYQVGSVVSFSIQAGMFTVNPGGFYNWSNVQASFYFQIGWMLLWTIGFFVFYRSPRKAVSSEEADSVEQARVE; encoded by the exons ATGGCAGACGCCGAGATGTCCAAGCCGCCAGATGGCGCGAGCaaggagctcgtcgccgactcTCCCCCCGCCACCCACACGCCCCACTTCTCTGCCTCGCGCAAGTggtcgctcctcctcgtcttctcgTTCGCCATGTTCGTCGACA TCTGGTTCTACGCCGCGTTCTACTTCTTCACGTACcccatctcgctcgacctgggtattgtcgtcgagcagcagtcGTGGGTCATT ACATCCTACGCCGCCACGTTCGCCGCCTTTCTCCTCTTCTGGGGCCGCTTTGCAGACCTGTACACGCCCAAGCTCACCTTCGTCGCtggcctcgccctcctcgggctGCTGAGCCTGGTCACCTCGTTCCTGACCAACAAGTACGCCTTCTTCATCTtccgcgcgctggcgggcaTTGCCGGCGCGATGCTCGTCCCCGCGAGTTACCGCCTCATCTCGTACGTCTTCGAGCcgcacgagctcgggcgcgcATTCACCCTGTTCAACATGTCCGGCTcgatcgcgagcgcgaccggcACGGTGATCGCCGGCTTTATCGAGCATATCCCCGGCACGGGGCAGATGACTGCCTGGCGCTGGTTCTTccgcatcgtcgccgcgctggtcctgcccgtcgccggcgtaTCGTACTTCCTCGTGCCCGACCCGCGCGAGTACGGGGTAGTCGAGAcagaggtcgacgaggggcCTGAGGCCAAAGCCAAGTGGCACaaactcgacctcgtcggctcgCTCACCATGCTCGCGGCGAttgtcctcctcatcctcggcctgaCTTTTGGCGCGTCGTACGGGTtccgcaccgccgccttcctcgtccccTTCCTCTTCTCGTTTGTTCTCTTCCCCGCCTTCTTTGTCTGGGAGGCGCGCCTCCCCGACGACGTGGCTATCCTGCCGTCAAAGACCTGGCGTATCCCAAACTTCACCGTCTGGATCGTCTTCGGCCTGCAGGTGTACGCGTGGTGGAGCGTAAACTATCTTGCGCTCGTCGAAGTGTACGTCAACGTGCACCACGACAACCCCGTCATTGCCGCCGTGCGCCTCCTGCCACAGGGCATCGCCATGTTCGTCGTGTCAATCTGCCTCTCGACCAAACCCGTGCTCCTGTCCAAGCCGCGCTGGAGCATCCTTGTGGGCATGgcgctcgccatcaccgGCTACGTCATGTTCTCCCAGTCGCGCACCCAGGTCGGGAAGGACTACTGGCGCTTCGTGTTCCCCGGCGGCATCCTTGGCTGCGGTGGCATGACGATTGCGTTCGCGGCCAACTCTGTCGGCGTCATGACGTCTGTGCCCAAGGAGATgtcgggcgtcgcgggcgcTGTGCTGCAGGTGTCGTACCAGGTCGGCTCGGTCGTGTCCTTTTCCATCCAGGCAGGCATGTTCACCGTCAACCCGGGCGGCTTCTACAACTGGAGCAATGTGCAGGCGTCCTTCTACTTCCAGATTGGGTGGATGCTGTTGTGGACAATAGGCTTCTTTGTCTTTTACCGCTCTCCTCGCAAGGCGGTGAGCAGTGAAGAGGCTGATTCAGTAGAGCAGGCGAGGGTGGAATAG